In the Takifugu flavidus isolate HTHZ2018 chromosome 11, ASM371156v2, whole genome shotgun sequence genome, one interval contains:
- the LOC130534161 gene encoding carbohydrate sulfotransferase 15-like: protein MSLADCSHGCQYNVHRSVAEGCECRPVRTFFDFRYRIMSENLTGKWPPLFSATNLWSLSKVKVMSFLMGLTLMFIVMASYLLLWDKEGFLFTASPEQFRPVVILGSPLATAAPDVSPNGVLDMKPLVHIIDSRLEYTLRTPPKLEDVFEADSHLFSRIPRHFLPSIKSPCWWERFSGDLNSDPYRKNHFRLSSKSFKTVYEHLKSSFQQHLLPRDGSLFRLRCLPFFYIIGQPKCGTTDLFHRLLLHPDIKFNTMKEPHWWTRKRFGYIRFKDGFRENFSVEDYLDLFDLEAHKIQESLSGNSGDHHALQLITGEASASTMWDNQAWSYLHSADEEAEPPFLTQDFIHAIQPDARIIIMLRDPVERLYSDYLYFKVANKSAEDFHLKVLESIHLFQSCLTMRSLRSCVYNTSLSNAMPVRLHLGMYVVFILDWLTVFHQDQILVLRLEDYAANLKTTIKTVFDFLSVGPLSEQAEAALTKRPMLNRRRAADRNLGPMLPTTRNLLREFHQPFNRKLASALHNKAFFWTSSP, encoded by the exons ATGTCACTGGCGGACTGCAGTCATGGCTGCCAGTACaacgtccacagatctgttgctGAGGGCTGTGAGTGCAGGCCTGTCAGGACATTCTTTGATTTTAGGTACAGGATCATGTCTGAGAACCTGACTGGTAAATGGCCTCCCCTGTTTTCTGCAACCAACCTGTGGAGCCTCTCTAAGGTCAAAGTGATGAGCTTCCTCATGGGTCTGACACTGATGTTTATCGTCATGGCGTCCTACCTGCTGCTGTGGGACAaggaggggtttttgttcacgGCCTCCCCTGAACAGTTCAGGCCTGTGGTCATCCTCGGCAGCCCACTAGCAACAGCAGCGCCAGATGTTTCCCCCAACGGTGTATTAGATATGAAACCACTGGTGCACATCATCGACTCCAGACTTGAATACACTCTGAGGACGCCGCCTAAACTAGAGGATGTCTTTGAAGCAGACTCCCAT TTGTTCTCTAGGATTCCTCGTCATTTCCTACCCAGCATCAAGAGCCCTTGCTGGTGGGAGAGGTTCTCCGGTGACCTCAACAGCGACCCctacaggaagaaccattttcgTCTAAGCTCCAAGAGTTTCAAGACTGTCTACGAGCACCTGAAAAGCAGCTTCCAGCAGCACCTACTCCCCCGGGATGGCAGCCTGTTCCGCCTGCGCTGCTTGCCCTTCTTTTATATCATCGGCCAACCAAAGTGTGGAACCACCGACCTGTTCcaccggctgctgctgcacccGGACATCAAGTTCAACACGATGAAGGAGCCTCACTGGTGGACCAGGAAACGTTTTG GTTATATCCGATTCAAAGATGGCTTCCGGGAAAACTTTTCTGTGGAGGATTACCTGGATCTGTTTGACTTGGAAGCCCACAAAATCCAGGAATCTCTCAGTGGAAATTCTGGAGACCACCATGCGCTCCAGCTCATAACAG GAGAAGCCAGTGCTTCCACTATGTGGGACAACCAGGCCTGGAGTTATCTTCACAGCGCTGATGAGGAGGCTGAACCTCCTTTTCTTACCCAAGATTTTATCCACGCCATCCAGCCTGATGCCAGGATCATCATCATGCTCAGAGATCCGGTCGAGAG GCTGTATTCTGATTACCTGTATTTTAAGGTGGCTAACAAGTCAGCAGAAGACTTCCACCTGAAGGTCTTAGAGTCCATCCATTTGTTTCAGTCCTGCTTGACTATGAGGTCGCTTCGATCCTGCGTCTACAATACCAGCCTGTCAAACGCGATGCCG GTCAGGCTGCATTTGGGGATGTACGTTGTCTTCATCCTGGACTGGCTGACAGTTTTCCATCAGGATCAGATTTTAGTCCTGCGCCTGGAGGACTATGCAGCCAATCTGAAAACGACAATCAAGACCGTGTTTGACTTTCTCAGTGTTG GTCCTCTGTCAGAGCAGGCAGAGGCAGCGCTGACCAAGCGGCCGATGCTGAACAGGCGGCGAGCTGCCGACAGGAACCTGGGGCCCATGCTTCCAACCACCAGAAACCTGCTCAGGGAATTTCATCAACCATTCAACCGTAAACTGGCCAGCGCATTACACAACAAGGCCTTTTTCTGGACTTCCTCACCCTGA